A section of the Pseudomonas flavescens genome encodes:
- a CDS encoding aminotransferase class I/II-fold pyridoxal phosphate-dependent enzyme yields the protein MSTWWERSRGSMDEDMVDLAGFDSTAALHRGREIDVSDVFCEPLAMTSAYTFTSAQDAWERFSGQKEGNVYSRFTNPTVTALERRVAAMESAEDAVAFASGMGAFAGLCHAFLQQGNNIVCSRDVFGTTVNAFRNYMGRFGIESRFVDLTDLSQWDAAIDGNTRLVVMESPSNPTLKIGDIQAISRFAHAKGALLVVDNTMLTPVFQQPHTFGADLVIHSAGKYMDGQGRVLAGIVTGSTVMTRELRGVLRTLGISCSPFNAWLILKGLETLEVRMLRVQDSAIELSNWVSRQGCVRSVHYTGLTDHPQFALASRQQQGHGGLICFEVKGGQEAAWRWIDALLLVARCTNIGDTRSMVTHPATTTHCRLSEIERQMAGISDGMIRMSVGLESLKDLKKDLRQAFDVIERQYPSNSENHTHAESCQ from the coding sequence ATGAGCACGTGGTGGGAAAGGAGTAGGGGATCGATGGATGAGGACATGGTCGACTTGGCTGGTTTCGATAGTACAGCTGCCTTGCATCGAGGACGCGAGATTGACGTATCAGACGTGTTTTGCGAGCCGCTGGCAATGACGTCTGCCTACACCTTCACATCAGCTCAGGATGCATGGGAGCGCTTTAGTGGTCAGAAAGAAGGGAACGTGTATTCACGGTTCACCAACCCGACGGTCACAGCCTTGGAACGTCGTGTGGCCGCGATGGAGTCAGCAGAAGACGCCGTTGCATTTGCCTCCGGTATGGGCGCATTTGCGGGCCTATGCCACGCGTTTCTGCAACAGGGCAATAACATTGTCTGCAGTCGTGACGTGTTTGGAACGACTGTAAACGCTTTTCGCAATTACATGGGGCGTTTTGGCATCGAGTCGCGGTTTGTCGATTTAACTGATCTGAGCCAGTGGGATGCCGCCATAGATGGCAATACCCGTCTAGTCGTTATGGAGTCACCCTCAAATCCCACTCTCAAAATCGGTGATATTCAGGCTATCAGCCGATTTGCCCACGCCAAGGGGGCGTTACTTGTAGTCGATAACACAATGCTGACCCCTGTTTTTCAACAGCCCCATACGTTCGGGGCTGATTTGGTGATCCATTCGGCCGGTAAATACATGGATGGTCAAGGCAGAGTTTTGGCTGGCATAGTGACCGGCTCGACAGTCATGACCAGAGAACTACGGGGTGTTCTCAGAACCCTCGGAATTTCGTGTAGTCCCTTCAACGCTTGGTTAATACTCAAAGGACTTGAAACGCTTGAAGTGAGAATGCTCCGCGTGCAGGACAGCGCGATCGAGCTTTCAAACTGGGTCTCGCGCCAAGGGTGTGTGCGCTCAGTTCACTACACTGGCCTGACCGATCATCCTCAGTTTGCGCTTGCCAGTCGCCAGCAGCAGGGTCATGGGGGGCTAATATGTTTTGAGGTTAAGGGCGGGCAAGAGGCGGCATGGCGATGGATCGATGCTCTGTTGTTGGTTGCGCGTTGTACCAACATTGGAGATACGAGAAGTATGGTGACCCATCCGGCCACCACTACCCATTGCCGCTTGAGTGAGATTGAAAGACAGATGGCGGGTATCTCCGATGGCATGATTCGGATGTCCGTCGGGCTGGAGAGCCTTAAGGATCTTAAAAAAGACTTACGCCAAGCGTTTGATGTGATTGAGCGTCAATACCCTTCGAACTCAGAAAATCACACTCATGCCGAGAGCTGCCAGTGA
- the uxuA gene encoding mannonate dehydratase, which produces MEHTWRWFGPKDPISLADVRQTGATGIVTALHDIPNGAVWPVEAIAERKQMIEAAGLSWSVVESIPVHEDIKRGCGRRDEYIANYQQSVRNLASCGIDIVCYNFMPVLDWTRTDLAWELADGGWALRFDQTAFAAFDLFILQRPSAEAEYSGEDIDQAKTYFEQLTPARTETLVNTLIVGLPGAEEHYSLDDFRALLRTYANIDESRLREHLAYFLRAVIPVAEEVGVRMAIHPDDPPRALLGLPRILSTAADAQWLLDAAPSPANGLTFCTGSYGVREDNDLVAMARQFAPSIYFTHLRSTRREADPRSFHEAHHLDGDVDMVGVITALVEEERRRERDGGPRLPLRPDHGHQLLDDQHRKSNPGYSLIGRLKGLAELRGVELAVRQQLKGAAHT; this is translated from the coding sequence ATGGAACATACATGGCGCTGGTTTGGCCCCAAGGATCCCATCTCGCTGGCGGACGTACGCCAGACCGGTGCAACCGGTATCGTCACCGCCTTGCATGACATCCCCAACGGCGCTGTCTGGCCGGTCGAGGCCATAGCCGAGCGCAAGCAGATGATCGAAGCCGCCGGCCTGAGCTGGTCGGTGGTGGAAAGTATTCCGGTGCATGAGGACATCAAACGCGGCTGCGGTCGGCGCGACGAGTACATTGCCAACTACCAGCAAAGCGTGCGCAACCTGGCCAGCTGTGGCATCGATATCGTCTGCTACAACTTCATGCCGGTGCTCGACTGGACCCGCACCGACCTGGCCTGGGAGCTGGCCGACGGTGGGTGGGCTCTGCGCTTCGACCAGACCGCGTTTGCCGCCTTCGACCTGTTCATCCTCCAACGTCCGAGCGCCGAGGCCGAGTACAGCGGCGAGGACATTGACCAGGCCAAGACCTACTTCGAGCAACTGACGCCAGCGCGCACCGAAACTCTGGTCAACACGCTGATCGTCGGCCTGCCTGGTGCAGAGGAGCACTACAGCCTCGATGATTTCCGCGCCTTGCTGCGCACCTACGCCAATATCGACGAGAGCCGGTTGCGCGAGCACCTCGCGTATTTCCTGCGCGCCGTTATACCGGTTGCAGAGGAGGTGGGTGTGCGTATGGCGATCCACCCGGACGATCCGCCCCGCGCCTTGCTGGGGCTGCCGCGCATCCTGTCCACCGCAGCCGATGCGCAGTGGTTGCTGGACGCCGCGCCGAGTCCGGCCAATGGCCTGACCTTCTGCACCGGCTCTTATGGCGTGCGTGAGGACAACGATCTGGTGGCCATGGCCAGGCAGTTCGCCCCCTCCATCTACTTCACCCACCTGCGCTCCACTCGCCGTGAGGCCGACCCGCGCAGCTTTCACGAGGCCCATCATCTGGACGGCGACGTCGACATGGTCGGGGTCATCACGGCCCTGGTCGAGGAAGAGCGTCGCCGTGAACGGGACGGTGGCCCGCGCCTGCCGCTGCGTCCCGACCATGGTCATCAGCTACTCGACGACCAGCACCGCAAGAGCAACCCCGGCTATTCGCTCATCGGTCGCCTCAAGGGTCTGGCAGAACTGCGCGGCGTGGAACTCGCCGTCAGGCAGCAACTGAAAGGCGCGGCGCACACCTGA
- a CDS encoding TenA family transcriptional regulator: MAMDTKDFRDALEQKLHHHLTLSHPIFRELLSPEGNIELLRKVALQGYQLTKYFLSYVENLFFYCPLPSHKRALITNCFEEETGRLSRTDNHVVLMQNFLRALGISDSERELEKPLPATKELIEYRLNAVKNPAKYHIGAAAVMIASEGQNLETVAGDARHVLLGRAYGLTENDLLFFSVHQKEDVGHVNEGLDLVSELCTTEDMQREALEAVDHTCRLFYAMYEDMYRSYC; the protein is encoded by the coding sequence ATGGCTATGGATACGAAAGATTTCAGGGATGCGCTGGAGCAAAAGTTACATCACCATCTGACGCTTTCTCACCCGATATTTCGAGAACTGTTGTCGCCTGAAGGAAATATTGAGTTGCTTCGGAAGGTGGCGCTTCAAGGTTACCAGTTGACAAAGTATTTCCTGAGTTATGTTGAAAATCTTTTTTTCTATTGTCCCCTGCCTTCCCACAAGCGGGCATTAATAACCAATTGCTTCGAAGAAGAAACGGGACGTTTGTCTCGAACCGATAATCACGTTGTGTTAATGCAGAATTTTCTACGGGCGCTTGGAATCAGTGATTCTGAAAGGGAGTTGGAAAAACCGCTGCCTGCAACGAAGGAACTCATCGAATACCGGCTAAATGCGGTAAAAAATCCCGCCAAGTACCACATTGGTGCCGCCGCAGTAATGATTGCCAGCGAGGGCCAAAATCTTGAGACGGTGGCAGGGGATGCACGCCATGTTCTGTTAGGCCGTGCATACGGTTTGACGGAAAATGATCTGCTGTTTTTTTCTGTACATCAGAAAGAGGATGTGGGTCATGTAAACGAAGGGTTGGACTTGGTTTCTGAGCTTTGCACAACAGAAGACATGCAGCGCGAGGCGTTGGAAGCGGTGGATCATACATGCAGGCTGTTTTATGCAATGTATGAAGATATGTACCGCTCCTACTGCTAA
- a CDS encoding ATP-binding cassette domain-containing protein, with translation MLPYLLKLTAEAFSSNSGALQTFWIAALSYAFCWTFVEVLRNVKGIFTAGILARAATALMDQVLSKKLATSFYKQRELNHVIITENINRGSLAFSDLTVSVFWTLLPVFLELILALYFLQQSLGTIYALIFFCFVIMLIILSFAISVRSRNVHTEVMHVQNKVSEYMLSRLSTLLDIRLNSAHSREQNYRNSLFDEYVKTIASTNRRIGLLLTFQVMLVGFLLGIAVLALTFYKGASGLSSGDFILVAGYIGMLTLQLRLIAGSLIDIQRNIVFLKLVVEYSDLQVVGFEDLHPPIAPSHVFEAVDLTCTRGGRNLFSELSFKVQEGESLAITAPSGAGKTTLLNILLGLEAPEKGHIFFSGSEVTPDNSDAIARRVAVVPQRPALIPGSVEDNLRYGLESDLSDEILIETLQALEVVTTDLESARKLLKRDIRNGGAGLSGGEIQRICIARALLRNKDIIVLDEPTAALGEELSLKIIKLIKQRCETVIITTHSSLIREAADRYVSLSCSTGMKGKTSGLARL, from the coding sequence GTGCTGCCATACCTTTTAAAATTAACTGCAGAGGCGTTCTCGAGCAACAGCGGTGCCCTGCAAACATTTTGGATCGCTGCCTTATCGTATGCATTCTGCTGGACGTTTGTTGAAGTTCTCAGGAACGTCAAGGGAATATTTACAGCAGGGATTCTCGCCCGAGCAGCCACTGCTTTGATGGACCAAGTGCTGTCAAAGAAACTGGCTACTTCATTTTATAAGCAGCGCGAGCTTAATCATGTAATTATTACAGAAAACATCAATCGTGGCTCGCTAGCATTTAGTGATCTCACGGTCTCAGTATTTTGGACATTGCTCCCAGTTTTTCTTGAGCTTATTCTTGCGCTGTATTTTCTTCAGCAAAGCCTAGGAACCATATACGCGCTGATTTTTTTCTGCTTCGTAATCATGCTCATAATATTATCATTTGCTATATCTGTTCGTAGCCGAAATGTTCATACCGAGGTCATGCATGTCCAAAACAAAGTTTCAGAGTATATGCTTTCTCGACTCAGCACACTTTTAGACATCAGACTAAACTCTGCGCATTCTCGGGAGCAAAATTATCGAAACTCGCTGTTCGATGAGTATGTCAAAACTATCGCCTCAACCAATCGCCGGATAGGCTTGCTTCTTACATTTCAGGTAATGCTAGTCGGCTTCCTGCTGGGCATAGCAGTTTTAGCCCTAACTTTTTACAAGGGTGCCAGCGGACTTAGCTCCGGTGATTTCATACTAGTTGCCGGATACATTGGCATGCTTACGCTTCAGCTCAGACTCATAGCAGGGTCGCTCATTGATATACAGCGCAACATCGTTTTCCTCAAGCTGGTAGTTGAATACTCGGACCTTCAGGTCGTTGGCTTTGAAGATCTTCATCCCCCCATCGCACCCTCCCATGTGTTCGAAGCTGTAGATTTAACCTGCACTCGCGGAGGTCGAAATCTCTTTTCAGAGCTGAGCTTTAAAGTTCAGGAAGGAGAAAGCCTAGCGATTACCGCCCCTTCTGGAGCAGGAAAAACCACACTATTGAATATACTGCTTGGACTAGAGGCACCTGAAAAAGGACATATATTTTTTTCTGGCTCAGAAGTAACCCCAGACAATAGCGATGCTATAGCGCGACGAGTTGCCGTAGTACCACAGAGGCCCGCTCTTATTCCAGGAAGCGTTGAGGATAATTTGCGATACGGCCTTGAATCTGACTTGAGCGACGAAATCTTAATTGAAACACTGCAGGCTCTCGAAGTTGTGACAACTGACTTGGAGTCTGCACGCAAGCTTTTGAAAAGAGATATCCGCAATGGCGGCGCTGGACTTAGCGGAGGCGAAATACAGCGCATCTGCATTGCACGCGCATTACTGCGCAATAAAGATATTATCGTGCTAGACGAACCCACGGCTGCCTTAGGGGAGGAGCTGTCGCTTAAAATCATCAAACTCATCAAGCAGCGGTGTGAAACAGTTATTATAACTACCCATAGTTCATTAATACGGGAAGCCGCTGATCGCTATGTTTCCCTGTCATGCAGTACCGGCATGAAGGGTAAAACTAGCGGTCTCGCCAGACTCTAA
- a CDS encoding GNAT family N-acetyltransferase gives MELINSTTKDGGTLGYDKPMTPDQCAEFSLSLQDEIQKGDSYAILGSSPVGPACFAVIMQSRMPNCRHIANLSKGVVHPSHRGMGLVAKVFREIVDFSEAHDIELLTLDVREGTRAHLLWETLGFRSFGVLDDYARVNGVKYRGHYMSQSVENLAKRLRLAN, from the coding sequence ATGGAACTGATCAACAGTACAACTAAGGATGGCGGCACACTTGGTTACGACAAGCCGATGACGCCCGATCAGTGTGCCGAATTCAGCCTATCTCTTCAGGATGAAATACAGAAAGGCGATTCTTACGCCATTTTGGGCAGCAGCCCCGTCGGCCCGGCCTGCTTTGCGGTAATCATGCAAAGCCGAATGCCGAACTGCCGCCACATCGCAAATTTGAGCAAGGGGGTTGTGCACCCTAGTCACCGCGGTATGGGGTTGGTTGCAAAGGTATTTCGGGAAATTGTCGATTTTTCTGAAGCACACGATATCGAATTGCTTACGCTTGATGTTCGAGAAGGGACGCGAGCTCATCTTCTTTGGGAGACGCTAGGATTTAGATCGTTTGGCGTGCTTGATGATTATGCACGAGTAAACGGTGTGAAGTATCGAGGACATTACATGTCGCAATCGGTTGAAAATCTGGCAAAAAGACTACGGTTAGCGAACTGA
- a CDS encoding lasso peptide biosynthesis B2 protein, giving the protein MNTLRFARYVHHSHLNGEVTILDEINDRYILLDQDQTTALSVSMTSGITDSFVRQLVLEKILQLAEGECLKPNSTKEGGAGLLDWSSGTYENSITRHSLKTLFKAALALCSSVYLLKRKGFHGCLQACRNYKVYPQSKEIDRQCQMDHANRILAAIKFVAPALPFRCKCMEASIALYLLLRREGLQPELNIGYQRYDFLSHAWVEIQGVAVDTGDASVSNMTKILSLGGDK; this is encoded by the coding sequence ATGAACACATTACGCTTTGCACGTTACGTCCATCACTCACACTTGAACGGGGAAGTCACGATCCTTGATGAAATCAATGATCGATACATACTTCTTGATCAAGACCAGACAACGGCGCTTAGCGTCTCAATGACTAGCGGAATAACTGACTCATTCGTGCGGCAGTTAGTATTGGAAAAAATACTCCAGCTCGCGGAGGGTGAGTGCCTTAAGCCAAACTCAACTAAAGAGGGCGGCGCGGGTTTGCTAGACTGGAGTTCTGGCACTTACGAAAACTCGATTACTCGTCATTCCCTCAAAACATTGTTCAAAGCAGCCCTAGCACTCTGCTCCTCAGTATACTTATTAAAAAGAAAAGGATTTCATGGGTGTTTACAGGCTTGCCGGAATTACAAAGTCTATCCACAGTCAAAAGAGATCGACAGGCAGTGCCAGATGGATCATGCAAACAGGATTTTAGCCGCAATTAAGTTTGTAGCTCCTGCTCTACCTTTTAGATGTAAATGCATGGAGGCATCGATTGCGCTGTACTTACTTCTACGGCGAGAAGGTTTACAACCGGAATTGAATATTGGGTATCAGCGTTATGATTTCCTCTCACATGCATGGGTGGAAATCCAAGGCGTTGCTGTAGACACCGGCGACGCCTCGGTTTCAAACATGACTAAAATCTTATCCCTAGGGGGAGATAAATGA
- a CDS encoding dienelactone hydrolase family protein, with product MAKVLVLRGILAGVLMFAYGPLPSWSAEDESLAPVSKRLVSFNSQPLPLFDAQGDLSIPAVLSIPARRNNSVPAVIILHGSAGMDSRGELHSRDLNQLGIATLELDMWGARGIEGGASGRPTRVHDTLPDLAGALSYLAKYPGIDPARIGVVGFSWGGVQAMLASTATVSAELVKKTGVRVTALAAFYPVCWGYNRVPGYEFKMLAPVRLIVLTGGDDQYDDDPAACPSLISALPHSERIKIDIHVYEGAQHGFNGFEAAQQYEDPFLHRGKGGVGTSAPHAIARETSRQAVRDFFTDAFEQKDTSVAHSQFMSTTQRRDPLVF from the coding sequence ATGGCAAAGGTATTGGTTTTGAGGGGCATCTTGGCCGGCGTTTTGATGTTCGCATATGGACCACTGCCGTCCTGGTCGGCTGAGGATGAAAGTCTGGCGCCTGTGAGCAAGCGTTTGGTAAGTTTTAATTCTCAGCCACTACCCTTATTCGATGCCCAGGGCGACCTTAGTATTCCTGCGGTGCTTTCCATCCCCGCTCGGCGTAACAACTCAGTACCGGCAGTCATCATTCTTCATGGCTCGGCGGGTATGGACTCCAGAGGGGAGCTGCACAGTCGTGATCTCAATCAGCTTGGGATAGCAACCTTGGAGCTCGACATGTGGGGCGCGCGTGGGATCGAGGGCGGTGCAAGTGGAAGGCCTACCAGAGTCCACGACACACTCCCTGACTTGGCTGGCGCGTTGAGTTATCTAGCGAAATACCCAGGCATTGATCCGGCTCGCATTGGGGTAGTGGGGTTTTCTTGGGGAGGGGTACAGGCCATGCTTGCATCAACCGCTACTGTCAGCGCGGAACTGGTCAAGAAGACTGGGGTTCGTGTCACCGCGTTGGCAGCGTTTTATCCCGTGTGCTGGGGGTACAATCGAGTACCCGGATACGAATTCAAGATGTTAGCCCCAGTGCGATTAATCGTGCTCACCGGCGGGGACGATCAATACGACGACGATCCTGCGGCCTGCCCATCGCTTATTTCGGCACTACCGCATTCGGAGCGAATCAAAATTGATATTCATGTCTACGAGGGGGCCCAGCATGGCTTCAATGGCTTTGAAGCTGCTCAGCAGTATGAAGATCCCTTTTTACATAGAGGTAAGGGCGGCGTAGGAACCTCGGCCCCACATGCGATAGCGCGAGAGACATCACGTCAGGCTGTTAGAGATTTCTTCACTGACGCTTTCGAGCAAAAAGATACCAGTGTCGCTCATAGTCAATTCATGTCTACAACTCAACGCCGGGATCCATTGGTGTTCTAG
- a CDS encoding GlxA family transcriptional regulator — translation MHTIWFLLLPGTHILDLGGPLQTMTSIAELELAPIEVRCISLEKEVTSFQGLTLSGLETLPQQLEPDDVLFVVGNKLSLSPAENLIFAKTAKWLSKITEISDGALICSICTGAFLLGEAGLLDDRQCTTHHRYVSLLQERYPKANVLDNRLFIEDGRIFSSAGVSSGTDLALHLVTRLFGQDTANRIARELVIYRRRAGEDSQLKTVDLTRNHLHPIVHAIQDYIDANLSSDFKFESLASQFNISYRHVARLFRENTGHTLHAYQRLQRMEHARNLLCTTNLNVEQIAEHCGYSSSHAFRLAWRQEMQDTPSQFRNAAGMTSS, via the coding sequence ATGCATACAATCTGGTTTCTCCTCCTTCCAGGAACGCACATCCTAGACCTTGGAGGCCCACTCCAGACGATGACTAGCATTGCCGAGCTCGAGCTAGCCCCCATCGAGGTGCGTTGTATTTCACTTGAGAAAGAGGTTACGAGCTTCCAGGGGCTCACCTTGAGCGGGCTGGAAACGCTACCTCAGCAGTTAGAGCCCGACGACGTGTTGTTTGTAGTGGGGAACAAACTCTCTCTATCTCCTGCTGAAAACCTCATCTTCGCGAAGACGGCAAAATGGTTATCGAAGATTACGGAAATATCGGACGGTGCTCTGATCTGCTCCATCTGTACCGGTGCGTTTTTGCTAGGTGAGGCGGGCTTGCTCGATGATCGCCAGTGCACCACTCACCACCGCTATGTTTCTCTTCTGCAAGAACGCTATCCGAAGGCGAACGTTCTTGATAATCGCCTGTTTATTGAGGACGGCCGTATATTCTCGTCTGCTGGTGTTTCGAGCGGTACTGACTTGGCATTACACCTGGTCACCCGCTTATTTGGCCAAGATACCGCCAACCGGATAGCTCGAGAGCTGGTTATCTATCGTAGGCGCGCAGGTGAAGACTCTCAGCTAAAAACAGTAGATCTGACAAGAAATCATCTACACCCAATAGTGCATGCCATCCAAGACTATATTGACGCTAACCTGAGTTCGGACTTCAAGTTCGAGTCACTCGCAAGCCAATTCAACATCAGCTATCGCCATGTAGCGCGTTTGTTTAGAGAGAACACCGGCCACACGCTGCACGCTTACCAGCGCCTACAGCGCATGGAACATGCCCGCAACCTCCTCTGTACCACCAACCTTAATGTCGAGCAGATCGCTGAGCATTGTGGCTACAGCAGCAGCCATGCATTCCGTTTGGCGTGGCGACAGGAGATGCAGGATACGCCGTCACAGTTTCGTAATGCCGCCGGCATGACGTCCAGCTAG
- a CDS encoding MFS transporter: protein MNRQFSPVVIGSVLTVGFLVMFFASALKGLYQVYFVDLAVHFGGSRAALATAGSIFVLTIGLVSPVVGWLSDSVGPLRTVTIGSLCGGVVLAGATFIGSDLMLFTLLYGLLGAFALAAMTYVPMGILVDRLVAENSKAFAFAFVTNGTAIGFIVLSPLWIFLEQSVEWQEVFFSVGLIYLIPLSLSLFLVSRVVPLLPEPKIAQAKRSLSFLLRDPRFFVLALSFASCGATMAFIDVHLVPYWQEAELPVSIQASGLSLLGILELVSGLLAGWLATRYNKGMLLAGFYLLRAGAVAVLLTDPGPLTTYVFAALFGASYLGTVVLTSAFCFSIYGSEEKGKVFGMLFLVHQLGALAATQLGAMEYDRSQTYEFTIMALVLSTVAAAILSLTLISVRQGENDCGAAAAKVD, encoded by the coding sequence ATGAATCGACAGTTCAGCCCAGTGGTAATTGGTTCGGTACTGACAGTCGGGTTTCTGGTGATGTTTTTCGCCAGTGCACTGAAGGGATTATACCAAGTGTACTTTGTGGACTTGGCTGTTCACTTTGGAGGCAGTCGAGCAGCTTTGGCAACTGCAGGATCAATCTTCGTCTTGACCATTGGCTTGGTATCACCAGTGGTTGGTTGGTTGAGTGACAGTGTAGGTCCATTGCGAACGGTGACGATTGGAAGCCTATGTGGTGGCGTCGTGCTGGCGGGGGCAACCTTCATCGGTAGCGACCTGATGCTGTTCACGCTGCTTTACGGCTTGCTTGGTGCTTTCGCGCTCGCTGCGATGACATACGTGCCTATGGGCATTCTTGTCGATCGTCTGGTTGCTGAAAATTCAAAGGCATTTGCATTTGCTTTCGTCACCAATGGCACTGCAATTGGCTTCATTGTTCTCTCACCGCTGTGGATATTTCTTGAGCAATCTGTGGAATGGCAGGAGGTGTTCTTTTCGGTCGGCCTGATATACCTGATTCCTTTGAGCCTTTCATTGTTTCTCGTTTCCCGTGTTGTTCCGCTGTTGCCTGAGCCAAAGATTGCGCAGGCCAAGCGATCGCTGAGTTTCCTCCTTCGCGACCCCCGTTTCTTTGTACTCGCGCTGAGCTTTGCCAGTTGTGGCGCGACGATGGCATTCATTGATGTTCACTTGGTTCCGTACTGGCAGGAGGCTGAGTTACCCGTTTCAATTCAAGCCAGTGGCCTGAGCCTTCTTGGCATCTTGGAGTTGGTGAGTGGTCTGCTGGCTGGATGGCTGGCCACGCGCTACAACAAGGGCATGCTCCTCGCGGGCTTCTACTTGTTACGAGCCGGGGCAGTGGCGGTATTGCTAACGGATCCAGGACCTCTAACTACGTACGTATTTGCTGCACTTTTTGGTGCCAGTTATCTCGGCACTGTGGTGCTCACATCCGCCTTTTGCTTCTCCATTTATGGCAGTGAAGAAAAAGGTAAGGTTTTTGGGATGTTGTTTCTTGTGCATCAACTGGGTGCGCTGGCTGCCACGCAGTTGGGTGCGATGGAGTACGACAGAAGCCAGACTTATGAATTCACGATTATGGCCTTGGTTCTGTCGACTGTGGCGGCAGCCATTCTTTCCTTGACGCTGATATCAGTCAGGCAGGGAGAGAATGACTGCGGGGCAGCCGCAGCCAAAGTTGACTGA
- the radC gene encoding RadC family protein, producing MSQLTFAFDSLLVRDEQGRYAPATAEQILAAARKVIDQKIQRGEAFTSPELVKEYLITKLAGFEHEVFAALFLDAKHRLIQYVEMFRGTIDSASVYPREVVKEALRLNAAAVIYAHNHPSGNPEPSQADRTLTQRLKEALALVEVRSLDHIIVAGQRTVSFAEEGLL from the coding sequence ATGTCGCAGCTTACTTTCGCCTTTGACTCCCTGCTGGTTCGCGACGAGCAGGGTCGCTACGCGCCAGCCACTGCCGAGCAGATCCTGGCAGCAGCTCGCAAGGTGATCGATCAGAAAATTCAACGAGGTGAGGCCTTCACTTCGCCAGAGCTGGTCAAGGAGTACCTGATCACCAAGCTGGCAGGTTTCGAACACGAGGTATTTGCGGCACTGTTCTTGGATGCCAAGCACCGGCTGATCCAGTACGTCGAGATGTTCCGGGGCACCATCGATAGCGCTTCGGTCTATCCGCGGGAAGTGGTCAAGGAGGCACTGCGATTGAATGCTGCTGCAGTGATTTACGCGCACAACCACCCCAGCGGTAACCCAGAGCCGAGTCAGGCAGATCGGACGCTCACACAGCGGCTGAAAGAGGCGCTAGCACTGGTCGAAGTTCGATCACTGGATCACATCATCGTGGCAGGCCAACGTACAGTGTCGTTCGCTGAAGAGGGCTTACTGTGA